The nucleotide sequence TCTTCCAAGGGCGTCCTGCGGCTCCCACTGGTGAGCGCGTAGCTGGGCCTCCGTGCGACGCACCACTCCCGCATCCTCTCCCTCGGGGGACACGTACCGCCCTTCTCCGTAGATGGACATCGAGCTCGCCACCACGAGCCTTTCGAGCTCGAGCTTCCGATCGACGATCTCCTGAAGGAGGTAAGCCGTTCCCAGTGTGTTCGTTGCCGTATAATCGGCGATCTGGTACATTGACTGCCCCACGCCGACCGCCGCCGCGAGGTGGTAGACGACGTCCGCCCCCCGGACAACGCGCGCCACGGCATCCCGGTCGCGCATGTCACCGATGACCAGCTCGGCGTCAGGGGAAAGCCACGGGGGAATTCGGCGTGCCGGTCCGTGAACCTGGGGATCGAGGTTGTCGAACACCGTCACGCGGTCGCCTCGCTCCACGAGTGCGTCGACCAGGTGCGATCCGACGAAACCCGCTCCGCCGGTTACGAGCACTCTGCGTTGCGTCAAACCGCACCCCCGGGGTTCGCGTTGATTACTTCGATCAAGATCTGGAACGAGCCCAACAACCTTTCACACTGGGACTTCCAGCTCGACCCGGACTGGGCGATCTTCGCCGAGATGGTGAAGCAGACCCGGGACGCCCTGCGGGCGGTGGGCTGTCGCCTCCCCATTGTCCTGGGCGGTATGTCCCCGATCGACCGCGGCTTCCTGCATCGTCTGCAGGAGCACGGCGCCCTCAACTGCGTGGACATCCTGGCGGTGCACGGCTTCCCCATGGACTGGAACCTCTGGTCGCTCGAGGAATGGCCGGAACGCCTGGAGTCGATCCGTACCGAGTTTCAAAAGCCCGTCTGGATCACCGAGACGGGCGTTTCTTCGTTTGCCAGCGAGGAGGTCGCCGCCTGGGGTCTGCGCCGGTCTCTGGAGCTGCTGCGCGGGGAGAAGGTCTACTGGTACAGCCTTCTCGATCTGGCCCCGGAGCGTGAAGCGACAACCCGTCACAAAGCGGCCGAAGGCAGCGCCTACTTCCGTCATTTCCACTTCGGGCTCCTGCGGCACGACGGTACGCCCAAGCTGGCGGTCCGTGACTTCGATCCCACGTTTGGCATCTGCCAGTGGTTCCATTTCCAGGACGAGCGCACCCTGGCAGTTGCCGCCGCTTGGCTCGAGCGACTGGGTGTACGGGTAGTGCGCACCGGCATCAGTTGGGGCGAGAGCTACCTGCCGAACGCCCGGCAATGGTTCGACACCCTCATGTCGGCGCTCGAGCCGTTCGAGGTGTGCTTGACCCTCTGTTTCACCCCACCGAGCCACGGCATCCGTCCCGACCACACCAGCCCGCCGCGGGACGTATCGCAGTTCGCATCGTTTGCCGCGGAAATGGTTCATCGGTACGCGGCTCCTCACGCCCTCTCCGGCGTGCAGAAGTAGACCTCGCCGCTCGGATGAGCTTCGATCCGTAGCCCCGCCGAGCGCAGCATCGCCTCCATCGCCGCCCGGTTCGGCACCCACCAGTTGGTAGGGTCCCCCGCGTAGCTGTGCTCCAGGAAGTACATCGACGGAAAGCCGGGATCCTCGAAGATCCTGCGCTCCGAAATGTCGTAATCGTGTTCGACCGGGAAGATCTCGGTGCTGCCGCGCAACATGCTCTGGAAGATCAGCTTCTCTCGCGGGAGGCGAGCCACCTTGTCCAGCGCGTACAGGGGATAGCGGAGGTGGTAGAGGACGCCCATAAAGAGCACGTAGTCGTATTGCTGACCCAGGCGGTCCACGTCGTAGACATTCATCAGGCGGTAATCGATGTCGGCCCGGAGGACCTCTGCCGCGAAACGCGCCTGCGCGAGGTAGCGGCGATCGTGCTCGATGCCGGTCACCCGCGCGCCGAGGGCGTGGAGTTGAAGGCTGTAGAAGCCGGCATTGCAGCCGATGTCGAGGACCGTCTTCCCCGTCATGTCCTGGGGAAATGCGGGCTCCACCTGCGACCAGAGATCCTGCAGGAAGTTGCCCAATGGGTGATCGGGTGCGGTCCGGATACCCTGCAACTCGAGGTCGTGAAACCAGGGGCCCAGCTCCTCGATTCGCCCGCGGACAGCTTCCTGCTCGATCGTGCTGCTCACGCCTTCGCTCCCATTCTCTGGTAGTACGCCTCCGACCAGGCATTCAACCGGGCGTTCACCTCATCCGCCCAGATTCCGGTCACCAGCCGCTGCGCCAAACGCACCCCCAGGCGCTCCGCAGTCCGGCGCTCCGCGTCCGCCTGCCTGCCCTGCTTCACCAACGCCGCCGCTTCCATCTCCAGCGCGAAAGCGAGGCGGTCGAGATCGGTGAAGATGCTCCCTCGCAAAGCTTTCCTTTCCTCACTCTCGTGAGGCGGCGGAGCACTCAGCATCGCCCAGTCCGTGCATGTTTTGGGTTGACCATGGGTTGAACGACAGGACCAAAAATTCAATTTTTTCAGGCAGTCAGTGAGCTTCTTGGCGTGCGCAAAGCGCATGCCATTAAATATTTTCCGTAAGAATGCGACTGATTCGTATTTTTCCGATTTTATTGTTTTGCAGTCGTCGGACGGGTAGTTGGGAAGCCGTGATGGAGGCGGCACGCAGAAGGTGAAGCTGGAGCCATTCTCCTGAGATTTGCGGCTGGTCGGAACGGCTTCTCGCGAGCAGGGTGAAAAGCGCGAGGAGGGAGGGCAGGTCGGGCGTGCGGCCGGCCCGACCAATGCTTAGGATCTACGGTCGTGGTGCACCACGGAACCGGAGTGGGCAGATCAGGTGAAGGAAGATCAACCGAGGAAGTTGAGAGATGAGTGACGGTAGGGTGGACGGAGCAGTGAGGGAGCTGGAGGTACTCGGGGTGGCGGGGAGTCTGCGGCGGGCGTCGTTCAACCGGGCACTGCTCCGTGCAGCGGTCGAGCTAGCGCCGCTGTCGATGCGGATCCGGGTCTTCGAGATCGGCGACCTGCCGCTCTACAATGCCGACCTGGACACGGATGAGCACCGCCCGGCAGCGGTCCGGGAGTGGAAGGAGGCCGTCTCGCGGGCGGACGGCGTCCTGCTGGTCTCACCCGAATACAATCATTCAGTCCCCGGCGTCATGCAGAATGCTCTCGACTGGGCATCGCGGCCCAGCATGAAGTCGCCCTTTCGCGGGAAGCCGGTCGGAATCATGGGAGCGTCAGGAGGGCTGTTCGGCACCGCGCGCGGCCAGCAGCAGCTCAAGCTGGTGCTGATGTCGATGCTCGCGTATGTGATGCCTCACCCGGGCGTGGCGGTGACCCAGGCCGCGACGCGCTTTGATGCGGAGGGAACCCTCGTCGATGCGACCACGCGCGAGTTCGTCACGGACTACCTGACCGAGCTCGAGGCCTGGATCCGCCGATTCGCGGTCGACAGTCCTACTGCGTCCTGACGATCTCGTCGGTGATGCGGTACTCTCCGTTCAGCCAGGCGATGATCTCACGCGCCCCCGGGTGGTCTGCATGGCCGTACCGTTCCCTCAGAGGCGCCTCCTTCTCACCCAGACGGTCGAGCCCGACGTCCTGTAGGATCAGCAGGTCCTCGCGCAGCCACTCGCCCAGCTCCTCGCCCAGGACCATCCGGGCCGCGCGGGCGAAGGCTTCGCCGTATTGGTAACGCTCGTCCCCGACCCGGTAGCGCTCCGCGAGGGTCAGCGCCGGGATGCGAGTGAGTGTGGGCTGCAGCGCGACGTTGATGCCGTGGCCTGAGATGCGAGTCGCATTGGCCGCCGGTCGTCCGGTGAAGCCGCGCAGGTGCAGGTACTGTGACATGCGCCGGCCGTCGTTGACCGGGTAGTTGTCCCAGAGGAAGGGAAGCCGCCCGATCCGCTGCGCGACGCGGTCGAGGTGTGCCGGCGAGATCTCGCGGGCGCAGACTTCCTCTCCGGTCCACAGGATCTCGATCGTCCGGTCGAGCCCCGCCGCGAGCTCCTCCAGGTAGCCGTCCGGCCTCCTCCCGAAGACCCGGTCCAGCACCGGGTCGTCCGTGTAGTAGCTGGGGCAGACCAGCAGCCTCTCCACGCCGGCGTGGGCGGCGATCCAGTCGACGATCTCGAGCTGCCGTCGAGCCAGATCCGGCGTGTCTCCGCGCATGTCGTCGAACAGGACCGCCAGGTCGACGGTGCCCAACTCGCGCAGGGATACGAGCTTGTCGCGGAGCGCCGCGCGGGCCTCCTCGTTGAAGTCGAGATACAGCTCATACGGACTCAGGCCGACGCCGAACCGCACCCCTTCCGCCTCGCACAAGCGGGCGAAAGAGTGCAGCGCATCCGCCATCGGATCGGGGTGCGGCTCCTGCCAGCGGCGCCGGAGATACGGGTCGGCTTTCGGGGCGTACAGGTAGAAGCCGTAGCCGTGCGGCGCGAGGAAGCACACCGCGTCCGCACGCTGCTCCCAGCTCCACGGCCGCCCGTAAAACCCTTCGATCAGCCCCAGCTCCACAGTCATCGATCCTCTTAGCTGTAATTGCGAATTACGAATTACGGTCGAAATTTGAATTTTGAATTCTGAATTTTGGATTGTCGGGTCATCCTGAGCGACGAAGGATCGCGGGCAGGCAGGGTGTTGGCTTGCGATCCTTCGCTTCGCTCTGAGGATGACAGGTGTAATTCAGGATGATAGGTTTTGGCTCAGCGCGCCAGCGTCCGGGTTCGGAATCGTAATTCGCAATTCGTAATTGGTAATTCCGATTTCCCCTCCGCGCCCTCTGCGTTCCTCTGCGGTAGATCACTCGGTGTATCGTCGCAGTGCGCTGTGTATCGAGAACATACCCCAATTCAAAATTCATAATTCAAAACCCCTTCCCGCAGTCCATGTTGTCGGATCACCTGTAAGGTGTTCCCCTACAACGCAGTCAGGAAGCCTTTGTGAGTGCGGCTTCCTGGTCGGCACGGTGCTTGTAGACCGTGGCGCCGGCCATTAGCTTCGAATTGTGACTCGAGACGCCGTTCTTTCGCCCCGGGCGCTGAAGCGACCGCTTCATCGACGCGCCCTCGCCCTGGTCTGGGCGCTTCTCTTCCTGTTCGGAACGGGAAGGGAGGCGTTGGCGCTGCACCCCTGCCCGCATCATGGGGGGAGGTGGGGCGGGGTGGTGGCGTCAGAGGCGCCGAGCTCACACCAGGGTCACCACGGGTCGCCGGTACACTCCCACGCGGAGGCGGGCGACTCGGGCCGCCATACGCAGGCCCCGGAGCATGCGGGTCCCTGCACGTGCGGGTCCGCCTGTCAGGCCAGCGGCGCGGTGGCCCTACCCGGAGCCAGCGCCACACAACCCGGCGTCGAGGTGATCGCCGATCTTTCGGCGACGATCCTCGAGCACGGTGTCTCTCTCCTTCCTCGCCCGTCGCACTTCCTTCCATTCGCGCAGGCACCGCCCGTCTGAGCTGTTTCGCGTCGCGTGATCGGTGAGCGCCTAAAGCCGCGAGCCAATCGCATTCAGAAACACTCAGCGAGCCTGGATCATGCCCAGCGTGTTCGTCCGGTGTCGCGGCTCCACCGCCGCGCACCCGCGCACTGCGCGTTTGTTGGTGTTCCTTGCGCTGCTCCTGGCCGTGGTGCACCCCGCGAGGGTCGCTGCCCAGCAGAGCGGTGTCATCGTCGGTCGCGTCGTCGACCAGGACAGCGGATCCCCGCTGGCGGGGGTCACCGTGTCGATCGTTGGCCTGCGGATCGGTACCCTCTCCGGTCCGGACGGAACCTTCCGTCTGACCGGAGTGCCCGCCGGAGAGCGCGTGCTTCTCGCGCAGCGGTTCGGCCTGGCAACCGCCGCCAGGACGGTGACGGTGACCCCCGGC is from Longimicrobiaceae bacterium and encodes:
- a CDS encoding NAD(P)H-dependent oxidoreductase; this translates as MSDGRVDGAVRELEVLGVAGSLRRASFNRALLRAAVELAPLSMRIRVFEIGDLPLYNADLDTDEHRPAAVREWKEAVSRADGVLLVSPEYNHSVPGVMQNALDWASRPSMKSPFRGKPVGIMGASGGLFGTARGQQQLKLVLMSMLAYVMPHPGVAVTQAATRFDAEGTLVDATTREFVTDYLTELEAWIRRFAVDSPTAS
- a CDS encoding beta-N-acetylglucosaminidase domain-containing protein, which translates into the protein MTVELGLIEGFYGRPWSWEQRADAVCFLAPHGYGFYLYAPKADPYLRRRWQEPHPDPMADALHSFARLCEAEGVRFGVGLSPYELYLDFNEEARAALRDKLVSLRELGTVDLAVLFDDMRGDTPDLARRQLEIVDWIAAHAGVERLLVCPSYYTDDPVLDRVFGRRPDGYLEELAAGLDRTIEILWTGEEVCAREISPAHLDRVAQRIGRLPFLWDNYPVNDGRRMSQYLHLRGFTGRPAANATRISGHGINVALQPTLTRIPALTLAERYRVGDERYQYGEAFARAARMVLGEELGEWLREDLLILQDVGLDRLGEKEAPLRERYGHADHPGAREIIAWLNGEYRITDEIVRTQ
- a CDS encoding TIGR04290 family methyltransferase produces the protein MSSTIEQEAVRGRIEELGPWFHDLELQGIRTAPDHPLGNFLQDLWSQVEPAFPQDMTGKTVLDIGCNAGFYSLQLHALGARVTGIEHDRRYLAQARFAAEVLRADIDYRLMNVYDVDRLGQQYDYVLFMGVLYHLRYPLYALDKVARLPREKLIFQSMLRGSTEIFPVEHDYDISERRIFEDPGFPSMYFLEHSYAGDPTNWWVPNRAAMEAMLRSAGLRIEAHPSGEVYFCTPERA